The nucleotide sequence GGGATCGGAGTCGGGGGCGTTCCGCTTCTCCTCGCCGATGGTGCCGCTCGGGAAGGAATTCGCGGACTTCGCCATCACGGAATTTCCACCGGGCCGTCCCATCCTTGAAGGCGTGCTGGCCCTGACGAACCGTATCTTCCGTGATTTCAAATTCGACCCGAAGGCGACGGATGTGACCACGCCTGTCTCGGAGGTGTTGAAAAAACGCGCGGGGGTCTGCCAGGACTTCGCCCATCTCATGCTCGCCTGCCTGCGGTCGATCGGTCTGCCCGCGCGCTACGTCAGCGGCTACCTGGAAACCGCTCCGCCGCCGGGCAAGCCCCGCCTCACCGGGGCGGACGCCTCGCACGCGTGGGTGTCCGTCTTTTGTGGCGAATCCGCAGGCTGGATCGACACGGATCCGACGAACAACATCCTGCCCGGGGAGCGCCATATCACCGTCGCCTGGGGTCGCGATTTTTCGGATGTCAGCCCGTTGCGCGGAGTGACTCTCG is from Luteolibacter yonseiensis and encodes:
- a CDS encoding transglutaminase family protein; the encoded protein is MKYRLIHRTKYSYEGAVTVSHHLARLAPRTLPGQRCPWHELEIKPVPVGRGVHLDSFGNTTTYFEVEGKHEQLEVIARSMVEVFPTKHPEAGTTPPWERIRDACQLEKLTPGSESGAFRFSSPMVPLGKEFADFAITEFPPGRPILEGVLALTNRIFRDFKFDPKATDVTTPVSEVLKKRAGVCQDFAHLMLACLRSIGLPARYVSGYLETAPPPGKPRLTGADASHAWVSVFCGESAGWIDTDPTNNILPGERHITVAWGRDFSDVSPLRGVTLGAGGQRLAVAVDVIPVDEL